In Phragmites australis chromosome 16, lpPhrAust1.1, whole genome shotgun sequence, one DNA window encodes the following:
- the LOC133894956 gene encoding heavy metal-associated isoprenylated plant protein 26-like, producing the protein MSDKFYCMTVRMNIDCNGCYQRIRRALLHMQDLESHLIDRKQHRVSICGAFVPQDVAIKLRKRTNRRVEILEIKEVDAGAGHRP; encoded by the exons ATGAGCGACAAG TTCTACTGCATGACCGTTAGGATGAACATCGACTGCAACGGGTGCTACCAGAGGATCAGGAGAGCTCTCCTCCACATGCAAG ACCTGGAGAGCCACCTGATCGACCGGAAGCAGCACCGGGTGAGCATCTGCGGCGCGTTCGTGCCGCAGGACGTCGCCATCAAGCTCCGGAAGAGGACCAACCGCCGCGTCGAGATACTCGAGATCAAGGAGGTCGACGCCGGAGCCGGCCACCGGCCCTGA